One Herbaspirillum rubrisubalbicans genomic window carries:
- a CDS encoding Lrp/AsnC family transcriptional regulator, producing MRPTEPLDRTDIKILEHLQREGRCSNVELAEAVSLSPSPCLTRTKRMEESGIIAGYGAQIALDKLGSHVEVFSEITLGSHRPADFRKFEQGAARYQEIVECYNVSGGYDYLLKIIAPTVSAFQELMERLLEEEIGIQKFASRIVLRHPFAQRVEPVAVIATGKSSWK from the coding sequence ATGCGACCCACAGAGCCCCTCGACCGTACCGACATCAAGATTCTCGAGCACTTGCAGCGCGAGGGGCGCTGTTCGAACGTGGAACTGGCCGAGGCGGTCAGCTTAAGTCCCAGCCCTTGCCTGACCCGCACCAAGCGCATGGAAGAGAGCGGCATCATCGCCGGCTATGGTGCGCAGATCGCCCTGGACAAGCTGGGCAGCCATGTCGAGGTGTTTTCCGAGATCACCCTCGGCAGCCACCGCCCGGCCGATTTCCGCAAGTTCGAACAGGGCGCCGCCAGGTACCAGGAAATCGTCGAGTGCTACAACGTCAGTGGCGGCTACGACTACCTGCTCAAGATCATCGCCCCCACCGTATCGGCATTCCAGGAATTGATGGAGCGACTGCTGGAGGAGGAAATCGGCATCCAGAAATTCGCCAGCCGGATCGTGTTGCGGCATCCTTTTGCGCAGCGTGTGGAGCCGGTGGCGGTGATTGCGACGGGGAAGAGCAGTTGGAAGTAG
- a CDS encoding aspartate aminotransferase family protein, producing MKKSTTDLNMVNAYIPGRADVGPVTGALIERRDALLGPAYRLMYEHPLHIVRGEGVWLIDPQGRRYLDVYNNVTSLGHCHPAVTEAICTQVQTLATNTRYLHETILELAERLLATVSETALAHLMLTCTGSEANDLAYRIAKVHTGGVGVIVTDTAYHGITDAVSQFSPSLGTTVNLGAHVRLVPAPRSYHAEGADLGERFTRDVEAAIADLKRHGIQPAALIVDSLFTSDGILPGPEGFLKGAVEAIKRAGGLFIADEVQPGFGRTGEHMWGFQRHGVIPDIVTMGKPMGNGQPVAGLLATADVLQEFGQRSRYFNTFGGNTVSCAAALAVLKTIENEALIAHAQQVGSVLLNGLSALAERHAAIGDVRGAGMFVGVELVTDRHTRAPDRSLTSEVVNRMRQKGVLLSACAMGHNVLKIRPPLVLTAQQAGLVVQALDESLNEARTASR from the coding sequence ATGAAAAAAAGTACCACCGACCTGAACATGGTCAACGCCTACATCCCCGGTCGCGCCGATGTCGGCCCGGTCACCGGGGCCCTGATCGAACGCCGCGACGCCCTGCTGGGCCCGGCCTACCGCCTGATGTACGAACACCCGCTGCACATCGTGCGTGGCGAAGGCGTCTGGCTGATCGATCCGCAAGGCCGGCGCTATCTCGACGTCTACAACAACGTCACCTCGCTGGGCCATTGCCATCCTGCGGTCACCGAAGCCATCTGCACCCAGGTCCAGACCCTGGCCACCAACACCCGCTACCTGCACGAAACCATCCTGGAACTGGCCGAGCGCCTGCTGGCCACGGTGTCTGAAACGGCGCTGGCACACCTGATGCTGACCTGCACCGGCAGCGAAGCCAATGACCTGGCCTACCGCATCGCCAAGGTCCACACCGGCGGCGTGGGTGTGATCGTCACCGATACGGCCTATCACGGCATCACCGACGCCGTCTCGCAGTTCTCGCCGTCATTGGGCACCACGGTGAACCTGGGCGCGCATGTGCGCCTGGTACCGGCGCCGCGCAGCTACCACGCCGAAGGCGCCGACCTGGGAGAACGCTTCACGCGCGATGTCGAGGCCGCCATCGCCGACCTGAAGCGCCATGGCATCCAGCCGGCCGCACTGATCGTCGATTCACTCTTCACCAGCGATGGCATCCTGCCGGGGCCGGAGGGCTTCCTCAAGGGTGCCGTAGAAGCCATCAAGCGTGCCGGAGGCCTGTTCATCGCCGATGAAGTACAACCGGGATTCGGCCGCACGGGTGAGCACATGTGGGGCTTCCAGCGCCACGGCGTGATCCCCGATATCGTGACCATGGGCAAACCGATGGGCAATGGCCAGCCGGTAGCCGGCCTGCTGGCCACGGCTGACGTCTTGCAGGAGTTCGGCCAGCGCTCGCGCTACTTCAATACCTTCGGTGGCAACACGGTGTCATGTGCCGCCGCACTGGCCGTGCTCAAGACCATAGAGAATGAAGCACTGATTGCTCATGCGCAGCAGGTCGGCTCGGTCTTGCTCAACGGCCTCAGCGCCCTGGCCGAGCGTCACGCAGCCATTGGCGACGTGCGCGGCGCCGGCATGTTCGTAGGGGTGGAGCTGGTGACTGACCGCCACACGCGCGCGCCTGATCGCAGTCTCACCAGCGAAGTAGTGAACCGGATGCGCCAGAAGGGTGTATTGCTCAGCGCCTGCGCCATGGGCCACAACGTCCTGAAGATCCGCCCGCCGCTGGTGTTGACGGCGCAGCAGGCCGGCCTGGTGGTCCAAGCGCTTGATGAGTCGCTCAACGAAGCCAGGACGGCCTCACGGTGA
- a CDS encoding phosphotransferase, with protein sequence MMQVQAPLASTALNTAAPDLALPELEQLAATFYGIEGQARALASERDQNCCIQCADGTQYVLKISNPSEDVVVVNFQIAALDHIAAVAPDLPTPRVVRTLDGQTTVPLRMQDGSTCTVRMLTYLDGVQIKGTVHTPGQRIAMGRSLAQLDLALRDFSHPAAHHDLLWNVSTAHRLHDKMESLIDPTHRQLAQRFMQRFTEHVLPRLPQVRAQVIHNDYHLYNTLVAPHEQERITGIIDFGDMLHAPLVGEVGTAAAFHMTGNADPFEAAAQFIGAYHEVLPLTDLELEIVTDLMATRHLITALITQWRVLRYPHNRAYIMRHNPAAWEGLAQLDELSRQEARDRLLSEIRHRRTT encoded by the coding sequence ATGATGCAAGTACAAGCTCCGCTCGCAAGCACCGCGCTCAACACAGCCGCTCCCGATCTGGCTTTGCCGGAGCTGGAGCAACTGGCAGCGACGTTCTATGGCATCGAGGGCCAGGCGCGTGCCCTGGCCAGCGAACGAGACCAGAACTGTTGCATCCAATGCGCCGACGGCACGCAGTATGTCCTCAAGATAAGCAATCCCTCGGAGGATGTCGTCGTCGTGAACTTCCAGATTGCGGCACTGGATCACATCGCAGCAGTCGCTCCTGATCTGCCGACCCCACGTGTGGTACGCACGCTGGACGGACAGACCACCGTTCCCCTGCGAATGCAAGACGGCAGTACTTGCACGGTACGCATGTTGACCTATCTGGACGGCGTACAGATCAAGGGAACCGTGCACACCCCCGGTCAGCGCATCGCCATGGGCCGCAGTCTGGCGCAGTTGGACCTGGCGCTGCGCGACTTCAGCCATCCGGCCGCACATCACGACCTGCTCTGGAATGTCTCGACCGCCCATCGTTTGCACGACAAGATGGAGAGCCTGATCGACCCGACGCACCGTCAACTGGCGCAGCGGTTCATGCAGCGCTTCACCGAGCATGTACTGCCGCGCTTGCCGCAAGTACGCGCACAGGTCATCCATAATGACTACCATCTCTACAACACGCTGGTGGCCCCGCATGAGCAGGAGCGCATCACCGGCATCATCGACTTCGGCGACATGCTGCACGCACCGCTGGTGGGTGAGGTAGGCACGGCCGCTGCCTTCCATATGACCGGCAATGCCGATCCCTTCGAGGCAGCGGCGCAGTTCATCGGGGCCTATCACGAGGTCTTGCCACTGACCGATCTCGAATTGGAGATCGTCACCGACCTGATGGCCACGCGTCATCTCATCACGGCACTCATCACGCAATGGCGTGTACTGCGCTACCCCCACAATCGGGCCTACATCATGCGCCACAACCCTGCAGCCTGGGAGGGTCTGGCACAACTGGATGAACTGTCTCGCCAGGAGGCGCGTGACCGCCTGCTTTCAGAAATCCGCCACAGGAGAACGACATGA
- a CDS encoding haloacid dehalogenase type II has protein sequence MIFKPKFISFDCYGTLINFEMGPTAKALFADRVTQERMSAFLDSFRFYRLDEVLGAWKPFFNVVENSIQRTCHAHGVQYRPSDAQALYDAVPTWQPHPHVVETLEKIAPHIPLVILSNSMIDLIPHSVAHLKAPFHAVYTAEEAQAYKPRAQAFEYMFDQLGCGPEEMMHCSSSFRYDMMSANDLGFMSKAFIDRNHEPFCDGYGVNRLTDFRQLAGLVGL, from the coding sequence ATGATTTTCAAGCCCAAGTTCATCAGTTTCGACTGCTACGGCACCCTCATCAACTTTGAAATGGGGCCGACCGCCAAGGCCTTGTTCGCCGACCGCGTCACGCAAGAGCGAATGTCCGCATTTCTAGACAGCTTCCGTTTCTATCGGCTCGATGAAGTGCTGGGGGCCTGGAAGCCTTTCTTCAATGTCGTAGAGAATTCCATCCAGCGCACCTGCCACGCACACGGTGTCCAATATCGTCCCAGCGATGCGCAAGCGCTCTACGATGCCGTTCCGACCTGGCAGCCGCATCCGCATGTGGTGGAAACGCTGGAGAAGATCGCGCCGCATATTCCACTGGTGATCCTGTCCAACTCCATGATCGACCTGATTCCACACAGCGTGGCACATCTGAAGGCCCCGTTCCATGCGGTCTATACCGCCGAAGAGGCACAAGCCTACAAGCCACGCGCCCAGGCATTCGAATATATGTTCGACCAGCTTGGCTGCGGCCCGGAAGAGATGATGCATTGCTCATCGAGCTTCCGTTACGACATGATGTCGGCCAACGACCTGGGCTTCATGTCCAAGGCTTTCATTGATCGCAATCATGAGCCCTTCTGCGATGGTTATGGCGTCAATCGCCTGACCGATTTCCGCCAACTGGCCGGCCTGGTAGGCCTTTGA
- a CDS encoding NAD(P)/FAD-dependent oxidoreductase, whose amino-acid sequence MQLKSYWLDTSFPFVSETPDLPAGSCDVLVVGGGITGSAAALALARKGARVVVCEADIVGGAASGRNGGMCNNGFAQDYATLSQRLGRECANRLYLAFDAGVDTVERLVREESIDCSFARHGKLKLAAKPEHYDKLARSQELLAGSVDAQTRLLTSTQLRDEVGTDRYFGGLLMQKSAGMHVGRYVRGLAQAAQRHGVSYLEQTPVLGLQRQSGGYLVRTPRGQLRATQVLLASGISQVGPFGWIRRRIVPVGAFLIVTEPLPAALLDQLLPTRRMYTDTKNFVNYFRTTPDNRLLFGGRARFAVSNPKSDAKSGEILRQQMLSVFPQMAGVRIDYCWGGMVDMTVDRLPRAGKRDGVFYSMGYSGHGTHMATLMGTMMAEIMDGRADLNPWKDFAWPAIPGHVGKPWFLPFVGAWYRLKDRLQ is encoded by the coding sequence ATGCAACTGAAGTCGTACTGGCTGGATACTTCTTTCCCCTTTGTCAGCGAGACCCCGGACCTGCCAGCGGGGAGTTGCGACGTGCTGGTGGTCGGCGGCGGCATCACTGGCTCGGCAGCGGCACTGGCGCTGGCGCGCAAGGGTGCGCGGGTAGTGGTCTGCGAAGCCGACATCGTGGGTGGCGCCGCGTCCGGGCGTAACGGTGGCATGTGCAACAACGGATTCGCTCAGGACTATGCAACGCTGTCGCAGCGGCTCGGGCGCGAATGCGCCAACCGTCTGTACCTGGCCTTCGATGCCGGGGTCGATACGGTCGAGCGCCTAGTGCGGGAAGAATCCATCGATTGCAGCTTCGCCCGCCATGGCAAGCTCAAGCTGGCTGCCAAGCCCGAGCACTATGACAAGCTAGCGCGCAGCCAGGAGCTGCTGGCTGGCAGTGTCGATGCGCAGACGCGGTTGTTGACCAGCACGCAGTTGCGCGATGAAGTCGGCACCGACCGCTACTTCGGTGGCCTGCTCATGCAAAAGAGCGCCGGGATGCATGTGGGCCGCTACGTGCGCGGGCTGGCGCAGGCAGCGCAGCGGCATGGTGTGAGTTACCTGGAACAGACTCCGGTGCTGGGCCTGCAACGCCAATCCGGCGGCTATCTGGTGCGCACGCCCCGGGGGCAGTTGCGCGCCACGCAGGTGCTCCTGGCCAGCGGCATTTCCCAGGTCGGCCCCTTCGGCTGGATCCGCCGTCGCATCGTGCCGGTCGGCGCCTTCCTGATCGTCACCGAGCCCTTGCCGGCGGCATTGCTGGACCAATTGCTGCCGACCCGGCGCATGTACACCGACACCAAGAATTTCGTCAATTACTTCCGCACCACGCCCGACAACCGACTGCTCTTCGGTGGCCGCGCGCGCTTTGCGGTCTCCAATCCAAAGTCCGACGCCAAGAGCGGTGAGATCCTGCGTCAGCAGATGTTGAGCGTTTTCCCGCAAATGGCGGGGGTGCGCATCGATTATTGCTGGGGCGGCATGGTCGACATGACGGTCGATCGTCTGCCGCGTGCCGGGAAGCGTGACGGCGTGTTCTATTCCATGGGTTACAGCGGTCACGGCACCCACATGGCGACCCTGATGGGGACCATGATGGCCGAGATCATGGATGGCCGGGCCGATCTCAATCCCTGGAAGGATTTTGCCTGGCCGGCCATTCCCGGTCATGTCGGCAAGCCCTGGTTCCTGCCTTTCGTGGGAGCGTGGTATCGGCTCAAGGACCGGTTGCAATGA